The genomic window AAATTGACGACATGTATACGCCTGCCTATGGCGACTTTGACTTCGACAAGACCAAGTTTCCCAACGCCACTGACATGTTCCGCCGCCTGCAGGACGCTGGCTTTCGCGTCACGCTCTGGGTGCACCCGTTTGTCAACTATAACTCGTCGTGCTTTGGCGAAGGCGTGGAGCGCGAGCTTTTCGTGCGCGAACCCACGGGCCGGCTGCCTGCGCTGGTGCGCTGGTGGAATGGTATCGGCGCAGTGCTCGACTTCACGCGCCCCAAGGCCCGTGACTGGTTCCAGGGGCATCTGCGGCGACTACGCTCGCGCTACGCGGTGGCCTCCTTCAAGTTTGATGCTGGCGAGGTCAGCTATTTGCCGCAGGACTTCAGTACCTACAAACCTCTGTCGGACCCCAACATATGGAGCAGGCGCTACACAGAGATGGCGCTGCCCTTCTTCTCACTGGCCGAGGTCCGCGTGGGCTACCAGTCACAGAACATCTCGTGCTTCTTCCGCCTGGTGGACCGAGACTCGGTGTGGGGCTACGATCTGGGGCTGCGCTCGCTCATCCCCGCGGTGCTCACCGTTAGCATGCTGGGCTACCCATTCATCCTGCCAGATATGGTGGGTGGCAACGCGGTGCCTGAGCGCACAACGAGCAACGGCGATGTGCCGGAGCGCGAGCTCTACGTGCGCTGGCTGGAAGTGGCCGCCTTCATGCCAGCTATGCAGTTCTCCATTCCACCCTGGCGCTATGACGCCGAAGTGGTGGCCATTGCACACAAGTTCACTGCACTAAGGGCCTCGCTGGTGGCACCGTTATTGCTGGAGTTGGCTGGTGAAGTCACTGACACGGGCGACCCCATCGTGCGCCCCCTCTGGTGGATCGCGCCCGGCGATGAGACGGCGCACCGCATCGACTCACAGTTCCTTATCGGAGACACGCTGCTGGTGGCCCCGGTCCTAGAGCCAGGCAAGCAAGAGCGGGATGTCTACCTGCCCGCAGGCAAGTGGCGCAGCTATAAGGGCGAGCTTTTCGACAAGACGCCTGTACTGCTCACTGATTACCCCGTAGACCTGGACGAGATCGCTTACTTCATCTGGGCATCCTGACCCAGGTCAAGACCCAAAAACCCCACAGCCCTAACCCCAGTATTCATGTGGGCCTTTAACCCTTCATCACAACCATACCACATATCCCCAGGAAGTGGATACTGACCTAAATATGCTGGAGCCAGCTCGTGGGGGGAAGAGGGGGCAGCGAGGGGAAGGAGAAAACGCTGAAGCAGCCTCCCACCCAATCAGCCCTCTTTTCCTCCATACTCATTTCAGTGACAGAAACCTCTTCCCTGGGGTAGGGATAAGAGAGCTCAGAGGAAAATTTTCAGCTCTCTTCCTGTTAAACATGGTTGGGTTTTAAAAGCATAGAGAGAATCTTCAGCCCTCCATCCTGGCCCGAGTGGCCATCTTTGTCCTTCTGAGGTGGTGACTTGATCCTCTTTAAGTTCCCAAAATAGCCCCCTGCCACACTTAGAAAGGGCACATTCTTGGTGTTGGAAACCAGGCCCTGAGTTCCCAGCCTAAACTGTGGCTGACCTGGTCCCACCCCAGCTGGCAAGAAGGGACGGAGGTACTTGGCCAACTGACAAGGAGACAGAAGGCCCCATTCCCAGAAGGACAGGGGGACTAGGTCCAGCACAAAGTCATCATCACTGTCCTTCATTTGTGAAGAGATTCCTAACACTGCGCTTACCCATCTGTGTACACACATGGTTC from Phacochoerus africanus isolate WHEZ1 chromosome 12, ROS_Pafr_v1, whole genome shotgun sequence includes these protein-coding regions:
- the MYORG gene encoding myogenesis-regulating glycosidase — its product is MPQNSQEKNQAYLRRCPGSHPGPKSPEAVAATAMYTFLPDNFSPTKPKPSKELKPLLGSAVLGLLLVLAAVVAWCYYSASLRKAERLRAELLDLNRGGFSIRNQKGEQVFRLAFRSGALDLDSCSREGALLGCSRTADGRPLHFFIQTVRPKDTVMCYRVRWEEAAPGRAVEHAMFLGDAGAHWYGGAEMKTQHWPIRLDGQQEPQPFVTSDVYSSNAAFGGILERYWLSSRAAAIKVNDSVPFHLGWNSTERSLRLQARYHNTPYKPPASHTAAPELSYRVCVGSDVTSIHKYMVRRYFNKPSRVPAPEAFRDPIWSTWVLYGRAVDQDKVLRFAQQIRQHRFNSSHLEIDDMYTPAYGDFDFDKTKFPNATDMFRRLQDAGFRVTLWVHPFVNYNSSCFGEGVERELFVREPTGRLPALVRWWNGIGAVLDFTRPKARDWFQGHLRRLRSRYAVASFKFDAGEVSYLPQDFSTYKPLSDPNIWSRRYTEMALPFFSLAEVRVGYQSQNISCFFRLVDRDSVWGYDLGLRSLIPAVLTVSMLGYPFILPDMVGGNAVPERTTSNGDVPERELYVRWLEVAAFMPAMQFSIPPWRYDAEVVAIAHKFTALRASLVAPLLLELAGEVTDTGDPIVRPLWWIAPGDETAHRIDSQFLIGDTLLVAPVLEPGKQERDVYLPAGKWRSYKGELFDKTPVLLTDYPVDLDEIAYFIWAS